A stretch of DNA from Spirosoma endbachense:
GAGCAACGAATGGCCAATACGCTGGAGCCGCTCGTTGCCGCTGGGGTCACTCATGCGATTTTCGGCGATATCTTTCTGGAGGACTTACGAAAGTGGCGTGAAACTCAATTGGCCAGTAAGAACCTGACCGGGGTTTTTCCACTCTGGCGTATTCCATCCCGTCAATTGCTCGATGAATTCTGGGCAGCAGGCTTTTCAACGATCGTTGTTAGTGTCAATAGCCAATACCTCGACGAGTCCTTTTGCGGACGCATCCTCGATCAGTCGTTTGTCGATGACCTGCCACAGAACGTCGATCCCTGCGGAGAAAATGGCGAATTCCATACCTTCGTCTATCAGGCTCCCTATTTTGCTGAGCCAATAAGCGTACAGGTTGTCGGTACGGTAACCAAAACGTATTCGTTTAAAACGGCCACTGGCGAGCAAGTGACATCGACCTATTATTTTGCTGATCTGCAACTGAATTGACGGAACTTCGGGTGGTTAGTTAAAAACAAAAAAGGCTTCAGATAGGGTTTATTCTCAATAAATCTGTTCTTTGTTGAATAAAAAGAGCCCAGTTGTACAGTTTCATGACAAGTAGTAATCGTTTACTCAGCGGTATTAGCATTGCCTTATTAACGCTTATTGCCGGAGCCTGCAAAGTTGAGGATGCCCCACCTTCGCCCTATGAAGAAGGCGCTTATATCGTCAATGCAGGCACTCCTGGTGCCAGCAACGGGTCAATTTCCTTCATAGCCCGCAATACCGCTACGCCAACAGTAGATATTTTTAACGCTGCCAATGGTAGAGCGCTGGGAGGCACCGTTCAGGATTACACAGAAATTGACGGTAAAGGCGTCATTCTGGTCGATAATAATGCGGGCGGACAAGATAAAGTTGAAATTGTTGAGTCAGGCACATTCAAATCGCTGGCAACCTTCCAGGCTCCTGATGTTGAAAATCCACGATTCGTTGTTTATGCTGGTCCCAATAAAGCCTATATCAGCTGCTGGGATGCAACCGGCAGTGGGGCAAACACGTATACTAAACCCGGCTATATTCTGGTCCTGAATCTGGGTTCCCGGACTGTTGTAAAGAAAATTCCGGTCACGAAAGGTGCGGAGCGTATGGTACTTGTCAACAAAGAGGTCTTTGTGGGGAGCGTTGGTGGGGAGCAGGTCCTGACCGTTATTAATACGGATACGGATGAAGTGGTTCAGCCGGGCATTGACGCGGGCGTAAATGCCAACCCGATTGCCTTTGATGCCAATAAGAAACTGTGGGCCTATGCATCATCAACCAATGAGATGGTTCGGATTAACCCGACGAGCAAAATAGTCGAGACCCGGCTTAAAGTGGGTAGAGGTCCTAAAACACCCAGTGCAATTACCTTAAACGCCGACAAAACGATTTTTTTCTTCGTCAATTCCTTCAATGATCCGGCCGACAACGGTAAGTTAAAGGGCGAAACCTATCGCTTTTCAATCAACGATGTGACTATTCAGGCCAATACGCCATTTATCCGCCGGCTATTTAGCGGCTTAAGTGTCGATCCATATGATGCCAGAGGTTTGCTTTATGCAGCCGTAACACCCTCAGCGAATCAGCCAGGATATGCAATACGCTACCAGCCAAGTGGCGCATTGGTCGATTCGATCAAGGCCGACATTGCCCCTACCCGATTCTTTTTTCGGTGAGCCATGCCTGTTAAGATTAATCTTTCGACAAAACTATCCTGAATTAATGAGCCCTTTGCTGAAGTGGTTCAGTAAGAATAGAAAGGCAGGTTTTTATACCGGTTCGCAGGTTGCCAAGCCTTAGGTTTTCGTTCGGGCTATGCTGATTGTTATCCATATTCACTAAGGGAACAATGACCGCAGGAACCTGAAGTGCCTGAATGAATGGCACAACAGGCACCGTTCCGCCCATAATCCGAATTATTACCGGCTCTTTCCCAAATCCATCAGATACAGCTTTACGTAGCCAAACGCCCATCGGTTCGTTGATATTTGTGCGAAAAGCGGGCGTACCGGCATTACCCTCAAAAAAAACGATCTGAGCATATTTTAGCCGTTCTTCGGGCGTTGGTGCATGATCCAGCACGGTGAAGCCCTGCTTTTCGATGTGCTTTTTAACCAGTTCGACCATCCGTTTACCGTCGGTTTCGGGCACCAGGCGAATATCGAAAGTCGCTACGGCTTCTTCGGGCACAATGGTTCCAGACCCTTTACCAACTACAGCCGCCTTCATTCCCTTAATGTTGAGCGATGGATATTGCAGAGACTCCTGATAGTTATTTCCTACCTTCTCTTCCTCAACGATCATCAGCGCCTTGTTGATAGCCTGTTTATTATCGGGCACAGCCGCCATGATTTTTTTGGTCTCGTCGTCAAACGTAATGCCGTCGTAGAATCCCGGAATCAAGGCCCGCCCCTGCTCATCTTTCATTGACGTTATCAGCCGGGCCAGCCGAAATGCCGGATTTGGGGCATAATTGCCAAAATGCCCGCTGTGCTGTGGCGTAACTGGCCCATAGGTAGTTATGGTGAAACCCGCATTACCCCGGCAACCGAACGTTAGGGTCGGTAAATTAGACGAATGCATGGGGCCATCCATCACAATCATAAAATCGGCCTGCAATTTGTTTTTATAGGAAGCCAACGCCCCTTTCAACCCGCCCGACCCTTTCTCTTCCTCGGTATCAATAATGATCTTGATGTTAAAAGGCGGGGTTTGCTTTTCGGTCTGGAGAATATCGAGGGCATTGAGCATCATTATAATTGGCCCTTTATCATCCGAGGTAGAACGGCCAAACAGGCGCCACTCGTCGTTAACCCCCGTTTTGGGCAAGTTGCCACTTAAGTCTTTGTATTCGCCAGTGGTGGTTTTTTCTTTAAGCACCGTCACAAAAGGGTCTTTCTGATTCCACTCGCTGGGTCGTACGGGCTGGCCATCCAGGTGGAAATAGAACAAAACCGTTTGAGTAGCTTTCGGAAACGTTTTCTCCGCTAAAACTAAAGGCAATTGATTGGTTTTAAGCACCGTTGTCTGAAAACCCCGCTTCGTCATCGCCTTTTCAGTCCAGGCTATATTTTTGAGAATGTTGGCTGGGTTAACGGCATCATTTGGTAGGGACACATAATCGCTGAGTTCATCAATGGCCAGCCACATCTGCTTATCGACAAGGGCATCCAGTTTTTGGGGACTCAATTTCTGGGCAACAAGGCCCGAGGGCAACTGGATGAGGCCAAGCCAGAAAGCGGCCGTGATTACATGAATAATGAATCGGGTTGCCGATTCTTTTTGTCTGGTAGCCATTCTAAAGAGGAGTCTTTCAGGAAGAATACAGCTAAGTAAGACAAAAAGGCGTTATACACAAATATTCTATCAACTATAATTCAATTTCCAGTATAAAATTTTAAATAATCCAACAAATCTCCTACTAATAAGCAGTACAGCTATTGACTACATGGTTGTGCAGAAAAGACTGGACCCTAGCCATATGCTGATTATTTACAGAAAACTGCGAGAAAGCGATACGTTAATTAAACAACGAAATCGGACGATCTGAAACAGGATCTGTTTTAGAGGCTGGTATCGTTTCAAGATAGGCAGCAAACATTTTATTATACAGAGCACCCTGTCTTCTGGCTTGAATCATACGAACAGCATCTTTTCCACTGAAGCCCAGATACGTCAGGATGAGGCCCGCCAATAGAGCCGAACGATTATGTCCCATACCACAGTGTGACAAAACCTGATGGCCATCGTGAATCAAACTGGCCCCAAATTGAGCCAGGGCATGCAATTTCTGGAGATCGGGTAACTCTCTATCTTCGAATGGGAAAAAGATATAAAGTGTTTTATTCATTTCCTCCGGAATATTCTGATCCAGCGTATAGTCCAGATTAAATACTACATCAATAGTAAGCTGCGATATTGGCTCCCAATTATCGATGGAAGGCGAAATAAATAAAGAACCTCTTTCATCAATCTGGTACAATTCCATATCATGTAGGTTTTACTAGTTTTTATAGGGTATCGACCCGTTAAAACCGGCTCTGGTGTCAATAACCAAAGCTAGTGATTAATCTCTTTAGCCTCCTTCTGTATTTACGTAGCGGCAAGGACTAGTTCGTATAAGGTTATAAACTACACTTTTTTGAAAATGTAGCGAGTCATTGAGCGGTAAAAGCGTAAGGTCTGTTCCAGAAGTAGCATCCCTTATTACTAGCTAGCCACAATAGTATTGACTTGTCTTCCAGTCCTGGCCATTCTCATCAATGTATTCCCGGCAACTATGATCCAAACATAGGGCATAGCTGGCTCAGGCACCTGGTAATTATCGTCTTAAAAGTGTATTCATCGAATCAAATTGTCCAAAAGCCACACTTGATCGTCTAATCGTAGCTTTTTATCCGCTTCAGTGTACCGGCTAAATCGCTTAACACTTATTGTTTCACTTTTAACGCCAGGCCTGATTCGTACTTTTTTTACGAGCCATTAGGGTAACTCGTCTAAATGGTATCTTCAGAGAACCCACGTAACAGCCGAACTATGATATCT
This window harbors:
- a CDS encoding Dph6-related ATP pyrophosphatase — protein: MTKAIMNWSGGKDSAFALWQLLQAGDYQIETLLTTLNAANRRISMHGVPEHLLDAQAKQLGLPQTKLYLPEESSMGDYEQRMANTLEPLVAAGVTHAIFGDIFLEDLRKWRETQLASKNLTGVFPLWRIPSRQLLDEFWAAGFSTIVVSVNSQYLDESFCGRILDQSFVDDLPQNVDPCGENGEFHTFVYQAPYFAEPISVQVVGTVTKTYSFKTATGEQVTSTYYFADLQLN
- a CDS encoding DUF5074 domain-containing protein; the encoded protein is MTSSNRLLSGISIALLTLIAGACKVEDAPPSPYEEGAYIVNAGTPGASNGSISFIARNTATPTVDIFNAANGRALGGTVQDYTEIDGKGVILVDNNAGGQDKVEIVESGTFKSLATFQAPDVENPRFVVYAGPNKAYISCWDATGSGANTYTKPGYILVLNLGSRTVVKKIPVTKGAERMVLVNKEVFVGSVGGEQVLTVINTDTDEVVQPGIDAGVNANPIAFDANKKLWAYASSTNEMVRINPTSKIVETRLKVGRGPKTPSAITLNADKTIFFFVNSFNDPADNGKLKGETYRFSINDVTIQANTPFIRRLFSGLSVDPYDARGLLYAAVTPSANQPGYAIRYQPSGALVDSIKADIAPTRFFFR
- a CDS encoding M20/M25/M40 family metallo-hydrolase; this encodes MATRQKESATRFIIHVITAAFWLGLIQLPSGLVAQKLSPQKLDALVDKQMWLAIDELSDYVSLPNDAVNPANILKNIAWTEKAMTKRGFQTTVLKTNQLPLVLAEKTFPKATQTVLFYFHLDGQPVRPSEWNQKDPFVTVLKEKTTTGEYKDLSGNLPKTGVNDEWRLFGRSTSDDKGPIIMMLNALDILQTEKQTPPFNIKIIIDTEEEKGSGGLKGALASYKNKLQADFMIVMDGPMHSSNLPTLTFGCRGNAGFTITTYGPVTPQHSGHFGNYAPNPAFRLARLITSMKDEQGRALIPGFYDGITFDDETKKIMAAVPDNKQAINKALMIVEEEKVGNNYQESLQYPSLNIKGMKAAVVGKGSGTIVPEEAVATFDIRLVPETDGKRMVELVKKHIEKQGFTVLDHAPTPEERLKYAQIVFFEGNAGTPAFRTNINEPMGVWLRKAVSDGFGKEPVIIRIMGGTVPVVPFIQALQVPAVIVPLVNMDNNQHSPNENLRLGNLRTGIKTCLSILTEPLQQRAH
- a CDS encoding protein-tyrosine phosphatase family protein, whose protein sequence is MELYQIDERGSLFISPSIDNWEPISQLTIDVVFNLDYTLDQNIPEEMNKTLYIFFPFEDRELPDLQKLHALAQFGASLIHDGHQVLSHCGMGHNRSALLAGLILTYLGFSGKDAVRMIQARRQGALYNKMFAAYLETIPASKTDPVSDRPISLFN